In Cryptomeria japonica chromosome 10, Sugi_1.0, whole genome shotgun sequence, a genomic segment contains:
- the LOC131045488 gene encoding L-ascorbate peroxidase, cytosolic, whose translation MVKVYPQLSEEYKKAIDKCRRKLRALIAEKNCAPIMVRLAWHAAGTYDVKSKTGGPFGTIRHPSELAHGANSGLDIAIKLLEPIKAQFPIVTYADLYELAGVVAVEVTGGPDIPFHPGREDKPEPPEEGRLPDATKGADHLRDVFGHMGLSDQDIVALSGAHTLGSCHKERSGFEGPWTSNPLIFDNSYFTELVTGEKEGLLQLPSDKALLADPKFAPLVHKYAQDEDAFFADYAEAHLKLSELGFAEA comes from the exons ATGGTGAAGGTATACCCACAATTGAGCGAGGAATACAAGAAGGCTATTGACAAATGCAGGAGGAAGCTGCGAGCTCTCATTGCTGAGAAAAACTGTGCTCCTATTATGGTTCGTCTCGC ATGGCATGCTGCTGGGACTTATGATGTAAAGAGCAAGACTGGAGGGCCTTTTGGAACTATTAGACATCCTTCTGAGTTGGCTCATGGGGCTAACAGTGGCTTGGATATCGCCATTAAGTTGCTTGAGCCTATTAAGGCACAGTTCCCCATTGTCACTTATGCTGATCTCTATGAGTTGGCTGGAGTTGTGGCTGTCGAGGTCACTGGTGGACCTGATATTCCATTCCACCCTGGCAGAGAA GACAAGCCTGAGCCACCAGAAGAGGGACGGTTGCCCGATGCCACCAAAG GAGCTGATCATTTGAGAGATGTCTTCGGTCACATGGGATTGAGTGACCAGGACATTGTGGCTTTGTCTGGTGCTCACACTTTG GGAAGTTGCCACAAGGAGAGATCTGGATTTGAAGGTCCATGGACTTCCAACCCGCTCatctttgacaactcctatttcaC AGAACTTGTCACTGGAGAGAAGGAAGGTCTGCTTCAATTGCCTTCTGACAAGGCTTTACTAGCTGATCCTAAGTTTGCACCCCTTGTACACAAGTATGCTCAG GATGAAGATGCTTTTTTTGCTGACTATGCTGAGGCTCATTTGAAACTTTCTGAACTTGG GTTTGCTGAAGCATAG